The proteins below come from a single Nitrospirota bacterium genomic window:
- a CDS encoding nodulation protein NfeD yields the protein MLKRTLALLTLLSLSLSVPLFSQEQKKDVLVLTVNGVINPASAEYIGKSIKRANEQKREAVVIELDTPGGLDTSMRDIVKNIIGSEVPVIVYVSPSGARAASAGVFITLAAHVAAMSPGTNIGSAHPVGVGEKMDKVMSEKVTNDAAAYIKSLAERTGRNSKWAEDAVRKSVSATEAEALKEKIIDIVSKDLITLLSAIDGRKVKTVMGEKILKTANANIVREEMNLRHKILNVITDPNVAYMLMLLGFYGLFFELTNPGAIFPGVMGGICLILAFYAFQTLPVNYAGLLLIILAIILFILEIKIISHGVLTIGGVIAMLLGSLMLFESPGPFMKLSLFLILPAVIVTALFFTVVVGLAYKAYKRKPVTGSEGLVGMEGIANTEITRDSGVVLLHGERWSAYSDETISKSEKIVVESVSGLKVKIRKQK from the coding sequence ATGTTAAAGAGAACACTTGCCCTTTTAACTTTACTGTCTCTTTCCCTCTCAGTGCCGCTTTTTTCTCAGGAGCAAAAAAAGGATGTGCTGGTCCTTACAGTCAACGGCGTTATAAATCCTGCATCCGCTGAATATATAGGCAAGAGCATTAAAAGGGCTAATGAGCAGAAACGCGAGGCTGTTGTAATAGAGCTTGATACGCCGGGCGGCCTTGACACATCAATGCGGGATATAGTCAAGAATATAATCGGAAGTGAAGTCCCTGTGATTGTCTATGTCTCGCCGAGCGGGGCAAGGGCAGCGTCAGCAGGTGTTTTTATAACCCTTGCAGCCCATGTTGCAGCCATGTCTCCGGGCACAAACATTGGTTCTGCGCATCCTGTCGGAGTAGGGGAAAAAATGGATAAGGTAATGTCAGAAAAAGTTACAAACGACGCTGCCGCTTATATAAAATCACTCGCAGAAAGAACAGGCAGAAACTCAAAGTGGGCTGAGGATGCCGTGAGGAAAAGCGTGTCTGCTACGGAAGCAGAGGCATTAAAGGAAAAAATTATAGATATTGTGAGCAAAGACCTTATTACACTTCTCTCAGCTATAGACGGAAGAAAGGTGAAAACTGTTATGGGAGAGAAGATTTTAAAGACCGCAAACGCAAATATTGTAAGAGAAGAAATGAACCTGAGGCATAAGATTCTCAATGTTATTACAGACCCGAATGTCGCCTATATGCTTATGCTTCTCGGATTTTACGGATTGTTCTTTGAGCTGACAAATCCCGGCGCTATCTTCCCCGGCGTAATGGGAGGGATATGCCTTATACTTGCATTCTATGCATTCCAGACGTTGCCTGTGAACTATGCCGGCCTTCTCCTGATTATTCTCGCAATAATACTTTTTATACTTGAGATAAAGATAATTTCGCATGGCGTCTTAACCATTGGCGGCGTCATTGCAATGCTGCTCGGCTCGTTAATGTTGTTTGAATCGCCGGGGCCGTTTATGAAGCTGTCGCTGTTTCTGATTCTTCCTGCAGTAATTGTAACGGCTCTGTTTTTTACTGTAGTTGTCGGCCTTGCATACAAGGCCTACAAAAGGAAACCTGTGACAGGTTCTGAGGGGCTTGTCGGGATGGAGGGAATTGCAAATACAGAGATAACGAGGGACAGCGGCGTGGTTTTATTGCACGGAGAAAGATGGTCTGCATATTCTGATGAGACGATATCAAAGAGCGAGAAAATAGTTGTTGAATCAGTATCAGGGTTGAAGGTAAAAATTAGAAAACAAAAGTGA
- a CDS encoding macro domain-containing protein, with translation MKFITEHKINGKKLSLVQGDITGRDVDAIVNAANSHLRHGGGVAGAIVRKGGQIIQDESDSIGFTPVGTAVITAAGKLHARFVIHTVVPIMDEGDEDNKLKNAVLSALSLASEKGLKSVSMPAISSGIFGFPKDRCAKILVNESADYLRKNPQSSLEIVEFCIYDDNTMEHFKREFERL, from the coding sequence ATGAAATTCATAACAGAACATAAAATAAACGGCAAAAAACTGAGTCTTGTGCAGGGCGATATAACTGGAAGGGATGTGGATGCCATAGTTAATGCAGCGAACTCCCACCTCCGGCATGGAGGCGGTGTTGCCGGCGCGATTGTCAGAAAAGGCGGGCAGATTATTCAGGATGAAAGTGACAGCATTGGTTTTACGCCTGTTGGAACGGCAGTAATCACAGCCGCAGGCAAGCTTCATGCAAGATTTGTCATTCACACGGTAGTGCCCATAATGGATGAAGGCGATGAGGACAACAAGTTAAAGAATGCTGTGCTCAGCGCCTTAAGTCTTGCATCAGAAAAAGGATTAAAAAGCGTCTCAATGCCTGCGATAAGTTCAGGAATTTTCGGATTTCCAAAAGACAGGTGCGCAAAGATTCTTGTCAATGAATCAGCAGATTATCTCAGGAAAAACCCTCAATCTTCCCTTGAAATTGTTGAATTCTGCATTTACGATGACAACACAATGGAACATTTCAAAAGGGAATTTGAGAGGCTTTAA